In Aliivibrio fischeri, the sequence CATCAGTCTCACGAACCACGATGGAGTTATTACCTTCCACAACAGCAGGAGGGGTTGTTGACCAGCTACCATCCGCCGCTTGATATTCAACCGTGTTACCCGCTTCGCTTGGAGTCACCGTGAATGCACCATCGTTCGTCAGTAAATCATCGCCCAACATGCCGCTGTCGGTATCTAAAGTGATCGTCGGTGCATTCGGTACTTGCGTATCTAAAACAAAATCTAAGCTTGTTTCACCAGATGCATTACCTGCCGCATCCACTTCACGAACCACAATGGAATTATCGCCTTCCACAACAGCAGGAGGGGTTGTTGACCAGCTACCATCCGCCGCTTGATATTCAATCGTATTCCCCACTTCGCTTGGGGTCACCGTGAACGAACCATCGTTAGTCAGCAAGTCGCCATTACTAATGCCTGAATCGGTATCTAAAGTGATCGTCGGTGCATTCGGCGCTTGCGTATCAAGTACAAAATCTAGACTCGTTTCACCAGAAACATTGCCTGCAGCATCAGTCTCACGAACCACGATGGAGTTATCGCCTTCCACAACAGCAGGAGGCGTTGTCGACCAGCTACCATCCGCTGCTTGATATTCAATCGTATTCCCCACTTCGCTTGGGGTCACCGTGAACGAACCATCGTTAGTCAGCAAGTCGCCATTACTAATGCCTGAATCGGTATCTAAAGTGATCGTCGGTGCATTCGGCGCTTGCGTATCAAGTACAAAATCTAGACTCGTTTCACCAGAAACATTGCCTGCAGCATCAGTCTCACGAACCACGATGGAGTTATCGCCTTCCACAACAGCAGGAGGCGTTGTCGACCAGCTACCATCCGCTGCTTGATATTCAATCGTATTGCCATTTTCACTTGGGGTTACGGTGAACGAACCATCGTTAGTCAGCAAGTCGCCATTACTAATGCCTGAATCGGTATCTAAAGTGATCGTCGGTGCATTCGGTACTTGCGTATCAAGCACAAAATCTAAGCTTGTTTCACCAGATGCGTTGCCTGCCGCATCCACTTCACGAACCACGATGGAGTTATCACCTTCCACAACAGCAGGAGGCGTTGTTGACCAGCTACCATCCGCCGCTTGATATTCAACCGTGTTACCCGCTTCGCTTGGGGTCACCGTGAATGAGCCGTCATTCGTTAATAAGTCGCCATTACTAATGCCTGAGTCGGTATCTAAAGTGATCGTCGGTGCATTCGGTGCTTGCGTATCAAGCACAAAATCTAAACTCGTTTCACCTGAAACATTACCTGCTGCATCAGTTTCACGAACGGTAATTGAGTTATTACCCTCAGTGGCAATTGGCTCCTCAATTGTCCACTCGCCATCAACAAAGTACTCAATCGTGTTACCCGCTTCGCTTGGCGTTACGGTGAATGAACCGTCATTGGTCAGTAAGTCATCACCCAACGTGCCGCTATCTGTATGCAAAGCGATCGTAGGAGCGTTTGGTGCTCTTGTATCAACCACATTAAGAGTTTCACCATTAATACTACCGCTTTCTCTATATGCTATATATTGTTCTAATAATGTTAAGCTTTGAATTTTAGAAAAACCAATAGCTTCTAATGGTGAAGTATCAAAATCTGTTTTAGCAATAAAATCTTGGCCTGTTCGTTCTATCTCAACAGATGTAGTTAAACTTGATCCATTATCTTCACCTGCGGCGGAGGCTTCAGAAACTAACGAAGGATCTTCTCCATCGACAATAGCATTTAAAACCTCTTCAATATCCTTATCTTGCTTTTGTAATTCAGGTGCCTCATTAGTATCTGATGAAATATTTTCATTATCACTATTAAGTAGAATTTCTCCAGGTAACACTTTATCACCTGCATTAATTAGTTTTAAATTGCCATTTTTATCAATGACAATAAGTTGGTCTTTGTTTGCAGATATATTTAAAGCCATGAAGAAATTCCTAAATCCATTTATGTATACGAACTATTATCAGTTTAAATAATAGCCACCCACAAAACAAATTTATCACAACTATAACAACTCATCTACAAGGTGATTTATCTAAAGCCAATTTATCTACTAACATTCTCTTTTTTACCCACCTATAATTTCTTTCTTTTGAGAAAAACAAAATAAAACCCTCAAAGCAGTCAAATAAGGTTTGATTTTTCGTTATAAACACAAAGGAAATTAAGCAACATTTAATTTAAACAAACAAAAATGTTACCAATTATTTTTCAACAAGTTATTTTTTGCTTTTCTGACCAACATAACGTAGCATTTCTAACAAACAGGACACATAATAAGAACATTATGATGGCATTATGTTATAATTAACTCGTTGATAAAATTGTTAATATCATCTGCATTTATGGTTTAAAGGTACGACTATTAGGAGAAACACTTTGAAATGGATGAAACTCGCGACATGCAGCAGTTTGCTTGTTTTGAGCGTATCTTCACAAGCTCAAACTTTAGAGCAAGCTATATCTCAAACTTTAACGACTAACCCTGAGGTAAAAAAAGCTTATAACTCTTATATGAGCTATATTGAGGATAGTAATAGTGTTGATGGTAATTATTTACCTTCTATAGATCTTGATGCTGGTATTGGATATGAACAAATCAACCCAGCAAGCGGAAACGACACGAGCTTAACACGAAAAGATGCAACGCTATCTCTAACACAATTAATTTGGGATGGTTCAAACACTATAAATGATATGGATCGAACTGAAGCTGAAGCTGAATCTGCAAGATTACAGCTACTGTCTTTAGCTGAGAACAAAGCTCTTGATGTGTCACAAGTTTATTTAGATGCGGTTAAAGCCACTGAAATTCTCGCATTATCTGAAAGCAATTTAGCTATTCATAAGAAAATCTACAAAGACATAAAAAAACGAGCTGCCTCAGGGATAGGCTCGACAGCTGATGTTTCTCAAGTTGAAGCTCGTATAGCTAGAGCTCATGGTAATTTGCTTGCAGCTCAAAATAACCTTTTTGATACTCATACTGTATTTACGCAAATAGTAGGCTCTCCTCCTCAAGCTCTCATATATCCAAGAGCAGATGCGAATACTTTACCTTTAAGTTTACAAGAAGGTATTGATAGAGCGTTTAAGCATCACCCAGTAATTTTAACTGCCCAATCAGATATTCAAGCAGCTAAATTTCAATATGCTCAATCAAAAAGCAACAACTACCCAACATTTTCTTTAGAAGCTTCTCAAACATGGCGTGATGATGCAGGAGGCATTGAAGGCAATAGTGACGAATTTTCTGCAATGGTTCGCATGCGTTATAACCTATATAATGGCGGCACGGATAGCTCTCTATCAGAAAAAAGTGCATATCAATTAAATATGGCGAAGGATTTACGAGATAGTGCTTATAGAAACGTAGAACAAGGTCTACGTTTGTCTTGGAGCGCGCTAGATTTAACCTTACAGCAAAAAGAATTTTTAGCAGATCACGTTGACGCAGCAACTGATACCGTTATTGCTTACGAAAAACAATATCGTATAGGTAAGCGTACACTACTTGACTTACTCAATACTGAAAATGAACTTTTTGAAGCAAGAAAATCGTACCTAGATGCTCATTACGCTGAACAATTTGCAAAATACAGAGTATTACATGCAACAGGAACATTATTACCATCATTGTTAATTGATACTCCAAAAGAGTGGGATAACAAAAACGAAAAAGAAGAGGAGAAATAATTATGAAGCAATCAATTTACCCTCTAATTATTGCTAGCCTTTTCTTAACTGGCTGTGTTTCAGGTGATAGAGATTACATTGAAACACCAACATCAGATCAAATCGCAGATTTAAGAGATGATGACAATGATGGTGTAATTAACGCAAGAGACATTTGTCCAGGGACCCCTAGAGGCGCTCAAATTGACAATGATGGCTGTGCCGAATATGTCGAGCATTCAGATAAGAAAGATCTGAAGATCTTGTTTGCAAATGACTCATCAGAAATATCTCCAATATTCAAAACTGAAATACGCACCATGGCGGAGTTTTTAGAAGAATACCCAGAAACATCGATTCAACTGCAAGGATTTGCGAGCCAGCAAGGTAATGCTGAATATAATATTCGCTTATCAGAATTACGAGCTGCTGCTGTTCGTGTCGCTTTAACCGAATATGGCGTTGATCCTCAACGTATTGAGACAATTGGTTTTGGTGATACATTACTAACAGCTAAAGGTGACTCAGCCGTTAGTCATGCTCTTAACCGTCGCGTAGTAGCAACTGTAGTCGGCTTTAAAGGGGATGTTGTCAATGAATGGAATATTTTTACATCCCGTAAAAATAGATAGCATGATGATTTAACCAAAAAAGCCCCTCAATAGCATTATTGAGGGGCTTTTTATTACAAAATAGAAAGAACCTAACTTACCGCTCTTACCTTTCCTGTTTTCAGTTCATTTAATACTTGCTCTTTCGGCCCATCAGCAATGATATGACCCTTCTCCATAACTATAAGCCGATCTACGACGTCTAGCATTGATGTCTTATGAGTAATTAATATTAACGTTTCAGCAGGCTTCAAGTGTGAAAGCTGATTCTTAAATAGCATCTCTGTACGATTGTCCATACAGCTTGTTGGCTCATCTAACAACAATACAGGCGGTCGACCAATTAACGCTCGCGCAATAGCAACAGACTGACGTTGTCCACCAGATAATAATAAACCACCTTCACCAACTTGACGTTCTAATCCAGCAGGGTCTTGCTGTGTGAAAGCAGTAACACCTGCACGATTAGCCGCATCCATCACCTCAGCATCATCAGAGAGTTCACGTCCAAGTACAATATTCTCTCGGATAGATCCATAAAAGAGTGTTATATCTTGAGGAACACAGCCTAT encodes:
- a CDS encoding TolC family outer membrane protein; the protein is MKLATCSSLLVLSVSSQAQTLEQAISQTLTTNPEVKKAYNSYMSYIEDSNSVDGNYLPSIDLDAGIGYEQINPASGNDTSLTRKDATLSLTQLIWDGSNTINDMDRTEAEAESARLQLLSLAENKALDVSQVYLDAVKATEILALSESNLAIHKKIYKDIKKRAASGIGSTADVSQVEARIARAHGNLLAAQNNLFDTHTVFTQIVGSPPQALIYPRADANTLPLSLQEGIDRAFKHHPVILTAQSDIQAAKFQYAQSKSNNYPTFSLEASQTWRDDAGGIEGNSDEFSAMVRMRYNLYNGGTDSSLSEKSAYQLNMAKDLRDSAYRNVEQGLRLSWSALDLTLQQKEFLADHVDAATDTVIAYEKQYRIGKRTLLDLLNTENELFEARKSYLDAHYAEQFAKYRVLHATGTLLPSLLIDTPKEWDNKNEKEEEK
- a CDS encoding Ig-like domain-containing protein, translating into MALNISANKDQLIVIDKNGNLKLINAGDKVLPGEILLNSDNENISSDTNEAPELQKQDKDIEEVLNAIVDGEDPSLVSEASAAGEDNGSSLTTSVEIERTGQDFIAKTDFDTSPLEAIGFSKIQSLTLLEQYIAYRESGSINGETLNVVDTRAPNAPTIALHTDSGTLGDDLLTNDGSFTVTPSEAGNTIEYFVDGEWTIEEPIATEGNNSITVRETDAAGNVSGETSLDFVLDTQAPNAPTITLDTDSGISNGDLLTNDGSFTVTPSEAGNTVEYQAADGSWSTTPPAVVEGDNSIVVREVDAAGNASGETSLDFVLDTQVPNAPTITLDTDSGISNGDLLTNDGSFTVTPSENGNTIEYQAADGSWSTTPPAVVEGDNSIVVRETDAAGNVSGETSLDFVLDTQAPNAPTITLDTDSGISNGDLLTNDGSFTVTPSEVGNTIEYQAADGSWSTTPPAVVEGDNSIVVRETDAAGNVSGETSLDFVLDTQAPNAPTITLDTDSGISNGDLLTNDGSFTVTPSEVGNTIEYQAADGSWSTTPPAVVEGDNSIVVREVDAAGNASGETSLDFVLDTQVPNAPTITLDTDSGMLGDDLLTNDGAFTVTPSEAGNTVEYQAADGSWSTTPPAVVEGNNSIVVRETDAAGNVSGETGLDFVLDTQAPNAPTITLDTDSGTSNGDLLTNDGSFTVAPSEAGNTVEYFVDGEWTTDAPTATEGDNSIVVREVDAAGNVSGETSLDFVLDTQAPSAPTITLDTDSGMLGDDLLTNDGSFTVTPSEAGNTVEYQAADGSWSTTPPAVVEGDNSIVVREVDAAGNASGETSLDFVLDTQAPNAPTITLDTDSGMLGDDLLTNDGSFTVTPSEAGNTVEYQAADGSWSTTPPVVVEGDNSIVVREVDAAGNVSGETSLDFVLDTQAPNAPTITLDTDSGISNGDLLTNDGSFTVTPSEAGNTVEYQAADGSWLTTPPAVVEGDNSIVVREVDAAGNVSGETSLDFVLDTQAPNAPTITLDTDSGISNGDLLTNDGSFTVTQAKRGIRLNIKRRMVVGRQPLLLLWKAITPSWFVKWMRQATCQVKRV
- a CDS encoding OmpA family protein, whose protein sequence is MKQSIYPLIIASLFLTGCVSGDRDYIETPTSDQIADLRDDDNDGVINARDICPGTPRGAQIDNDGCAEYVEHSDKKDLKILFANDSSEISPIFKTEIRTMAEFLEEYPETSIQLQGFASQQGNAEYNIRLSELRAAAVRVALTEYGVDPQRIETIGFGDTLLTAKGDSAVSHALNRRVVATVVGFKGDVVNEWNIFTSRKNR